A single window of Oerskovia paurometabola DNA harbors:
- a CDS encoding CAP domain-containing protein, translated as MPPESPLPDRLPQTRAARRLAEQAAASPSRAQRRRRRAEAVRHARSTGTTGSTGRARGPRGLPQVAVVTLGLVGGLLVVPATQELGGEGPGLEPIGARWDAALGRGDDRASRSADGREPLLAQAGSSGTAGTAGNAAQQPGAAAEQPTAAAPAPEPSADEAPVPAPPPAPEAPAAPPQQGATGPEVQQVQERLQAHGATVPADGVFGPGTDRALRTFQDANGLEPDGVAGPATRAALLADPTTTPGATGSAGGATSSGGGDTAGDTAAALALVNTHRAAAGCPALRADDRLGRAATLHAQDMVAQGYFSHTSLDGRTFGDRVTAQGYARPGGENIAAGQKTAQAVVDAWMASEGHRANILNCDFTTMGLGRAGNTWVQVFGY; from the coding sequence GTGCCGCCGGAGTCCCCGTTGCCCGACCGCCTTCCTCAGACCCGCGCCGCGCGCCGCCTCGCCGAGCAGGCCGCCGCCTCGCCGTCGCGGGCGCAGCGTCGCCGGCGGCGCGCCGAGGCCGTCCGGCACGCCCGCTCGACCGGTACCACCGGCTCCACCGGCAGGGCGCGCGGACCTCGTGGTCTGCCGCAGGTGGCGGTCGTGACCCTCGGCCTCGTGGGCGGGCTGCTCGTGGTCCCGGCGACGCAGGAGCTCGGCGGCGAGGGACCTGGCCTCGAACCGATCGGTGCCCGCTGGGACGCCGCGCTCGGCCGGGGGGACGACCGCGCCAGCCGCAGCGCGGACGGGCGCGAGCCGCTGCTCGCCCAGGCGGGCAGCAGCGGAACCGCCGGGACCGCCGGGAACGCCGCGCAGCAGCCCGGCGCCGCCGCCGAGCAGCCCACCGCCGCGGCCCCGGCGCCGGAGCCTTCCGCCGACGAGGCCCCGGTCCCGGCACCCCCGCCCGCCCCGGAGGCCCCCGCGGCACCGCCCCAGCAGGGCGCGACCGGGCCCGAGGTCCAGCAGGTCCAGGAGCGTCTCCAGGCACACGGGGCCACGGTGCCCGCCGACGGCGTGTTCGGGCCCGGGACCGACCGCGCGCTGCGCACGTTCCAGGACGCGAACGGCCTCGAGCCCGACGGGGTCGCCGGCCCCGCGACCCGGGCCGCGCTGCTCGCCGACCCGACCACGACGCCAGGTGCCACCGGGAGCGCGGGGGGAGCGACGTCGTCGGGCGGGGGAGACACCGCGGGCGACACGGCCGCCGCCCTCGCGCTCGTCAACACGCACCGCGCCGCCGCGGGCTGCCCCGCGCTGCGCGCCGACGACCGGCTCGGGCGCGCCGCGACCCTGCACGCGCAGGACATGGTCGCGCAGGGGTACTTCAGCCACACGAGCCTCGACGGTCGGACGTTCGGCGACCGCGTCACGGCCCAGGGCTACGCACGACCGGGCGGCGAGAACATCGCCGCCGGGCAGAAGACCGCCCAGGCCGTGGTCGACGCATGGATGGCGTCCGAGGGGCACCGTGCGAACATCCTCAACTGCGACTTCACGACCATGGGGCTGGGGCGCGCGGGCAACACCTGGGTGCAGGTCTTCGGGTACTGA
- a CDS encoding diacylglycerol/lipid kinase family protein, translating into MNPSQEQAPETAAQQRLDHAPLRSAVIVNPNRVEGLDELRSTIETQLADAGWPTPAWLETTAEDPGTGQARQAVEDGAEVVFVSGGDGTVRACIEGLVGTDAALAVLPGGTGNLLAGNLGIPPRPEDGIRLALDRGRRAVDIGEVDGQAFAVMAGMGLDAAMMEDAPTALKAKAGVLAYVVSAFKHLADDEMKVEVRVDDRPVLRRRARTVVVGNVGKLQAGVNLLPDAEPDNGQMDVAIIAPRNLGHWVQLLVGVLRGKGRVPNMEVLRGSRISVISDRPQPRQLDGDVIEPAKKLEVTVRAGALWVCVYQPDTSDDIAEGAPAEG; encoded by the coding sequence GTGAACCCGTCCCAGGAACAAGCGCCCGAGACCGCCGCCCAGCAACGCCTCGACCACGCGCCGCTCCGCTCGGCCGTGATCGTCAACCCGAATCGCGTCGAAGGCCTCGACGAGCTCCGCAGCACCATCGAGACCCAGCTCGCCGACGCCGGCTGGCCCACCCCCGCCTGGCTCGAGACGACCGCGGAGGACCCCGGCACGGGCCAGGCCCGCCAGGCCGTGGAGGACGGTGCCGAGGTCGTGTTCGTGAGCGGCGGCGACGGTACCGTGCGTGCCTGCATCGAAGGGCTCGTCGGGACCGACGCCGCCCTCGCGGTCCTCCCCGGAGGCACCGGGAACCTCCTCGCAGGCAACCTCGGCATCCCGCCCCGTCCCGAGGACGGCATCCGCCTCGCGCTCGACCGCGGCCGTCGGGCCGTGGACATCGGCGAGGTCGACGGGCAGGCCTTCGCCGTCATGGCCGGCATGGGCCTCGACGCCGCGATGATGGAGGACGCCCCGACCGCGCTCAAGGCCAAGGCCGGGGTGCTCGCGTACGTCGTCTCCGCGTTCAAGCACCTCGCCGACGACGAGATGAAGGTCGAGGTGCGCGTCGACGACAGGCCGGTGCTGCGCCGTCGGGCGCGGACCGTGGTCGTCGGGAACGTCGGCAAGCTCCAGGCGGGCGTCAACCTGCTGCCCGACGCCGAGCCCGACAACGGCCAGATGGACGTCGCGATCATCGCGCCCCGCAACCTCGGCCACTGGGTACAGCTCCTCGTCGGCGTGCTGCGCGGCAAGGGGCGCGTCCCCAACATGGAGGTGCTGCGCGGATCGCGGATCTCCGTGATCTCCGACCGGCCCCAGCCGCGCCAGCTCGACGGCGACGTGATCGAGCCCGCGAAGAAGCTCGAGGTCACCGTCCGCGCCGGGGCGCTGTGGGTGTGCGTGTACCAGCCCGACACGTCGGACGACATCGCGGAGGGGGCGCCGGCCGAGGGCTGA